The Brachypodium distachyon strain Bd21 chromosome 4, Brachypodium_distachyon_v3.0, whole genome shotgun sequence nucleotide sequence GTAGTTCAATCATTTCAATAAAGATTATTGTTAAGAGTTTATGTCATAACTCACAAGTGCACCTCGTATCCCATGCAAACTATATGTTTCCTGAATGTCAAGTTAGTCCCATTTCTTTAAAACTGCGTATCTGGGTCCTAAAAGTGTTGAAGTTGTTCACCACAAGTCCTATGCAGCCCTGATCAGAATTGGGACATACGTCTATCATTTTCCCTAAATTAATATTACTGTCACATGTAGTGATTCTGTTGTTGTGCCTGGTTAGGTCCATGTACAAATGATACTCTTCCTCACAGTCACCGATCGTCAACTTTATTTCCTTTAACTGTAgtgtttttttatattatCTTTTACCCATTATGCTCACATATCAATTGCAGGTAGAATGTTTACTCGTGGACGGTGTCTTAGAGAAACGCAATCTTGTATACTGTGCATCTACGAGGTACCTGCAGGTTTACATGTTCTTTTTCTGTGGATTAATCTCAGTACCCAATGATTCAACCCGATTTTTCTTACTTCCATGTGGACTTTTTATTCGGTTATTCTAAAATATGTACTTCTCTATGAGTCCTGAACTAGTGAACTGCGTTAAGTGAAAACAGTTCCTGTTCTacataatttttaaaatctaCTGGTGCGTGTGCTGCTGTTCTTATGTTGCAGTGCTGGTAAAAGTTTTGTTGCTGAAGTTCTGATGTTGAGGCGAATATTGTCCAGTGGAAATATAGCAATTCTTGTCCTTCCATATGTTTCATTATGTGCTGAAAAGGTATATACTTGCACTGAGCTCAGTGATTTGTGTACTGTTGATTACTTGTGTGTTTGACTGTATGATTAATTGAATTTTTTACAGGCTGCACATCTCGAGCAACTTCTTGAGCCATTGGGTAGGCATGTCCGTAGCTTCTATGGAAATCAGGGGGGAGGGTCACTTCCTAAAGATACATCAGTTGCTGTATGTACCATAGAGAAGGCAAATTCTTTGGTAAACAAGTTGTTGGAGGATGGCCGCCTTTCTGAACTTGGTATAATTGTAATAGATGAGCTTCATATGGTAAGTTCATCCAAACCAATGCGCTTCTCAAAATCTGTATCTTTTGGTTtggatttttgtttctttactCATGTTTATTCAAATGATGGAATCCAGTGCCATACTGAGAATTAGGGGCCCTGTGcgaaatttgaaatcaagctCTATGTTTGAGTCAATTTTACTCATAGAATAGGAAAATACTCCAATGTTTCAGTATTTTTTATTCTGAagtaaaggaaaaaaattctaatGCCATGTACAATGCCGTGTTTGGACAAGTGTTTTGTTGAATAAAATCGCCTTTTTCCTAGGTAGGACATATAAGTCAATTCATCCATATCAAACTGATGGAGTTTTTAACGTGGCAGTCTCTAATACTACTTTGACCTGAGTATGTAAGTAAGATAACATATTCATCCATATCATATAACATATTTAAAAGATAAATATGTAAGTAAGATATTAGTATAGAATTATATTGTGAAATGATTTTTAATGATGAATCTAATGCTACCAATTTGCATCTAATTAACCTGAGCAATTTCTTGTTAGTTAGTAGTGACATCTATTTTAaaatggaggaagtagttATCTTATAGATAGTTCATTGATCGTGTAATCCGATGCTTAATATGTCCTTTATGTATGCATAATACATAATTGGCCTCCAATATAAATAAATGCTTGTATTATAGGATATGGTTCTTATGAAAGGATGGTTGATGATGGTGTAGCTAGTTATGATCTTTTTTAGTGGAAGGTATGCATGTGTCCTACCAATTATACGTTCCTAGAAACCAAGTAGATCTTATGAGAAAATAGAATAGATTTacctagtactccctccgtctggaaataagtgacttggatttgtatagattcttacaCAAATCCACGCCACTTATttatggacggagggagtataactaCTGAGAGTCTCAAATAATGTCAATATTAATTAGTATTTGCAGTTAAGTTTTCATAAAATTTTGGTTCCCCAAGATTTTGGGCCCCCTGTGCGGTCAAGCACTTCGCACATCGGCACATGCTTTCCTTTACGGACCTAATGGAATACCATCAGTATTTCTGCGATTTGACTTGTACATTTGGACTGATGTatgcctgtttttttttgacaccaTTCATACAAGATATATCTACCATTCTACAAAATTTTAATCCAAACATGATATACAGTAAAATAGAAAGATAAGTTTTGCTATGAATAGTAGCCCAATTTACTATTCATACCAAATTTTGAAGTAGGTACTATTCACTGTTagatttttcttatttgtttctTGATGTGTGGATATAATTTAGCTATGAAACTTTGTGGCATGGTAGATGTATATTACGTAACGTTGTCAATGTTATCAGTAGATTTTTTTGACTGTTTAGTAATATAGTTGTATTGGTAGCACGACACTACCTAACGGGGTGGTAGCACTGGATACTCCCCCCTACTATCATTTACCCCCTCAattttttcaaatgatcatcCAACCAAATAGCCTGTAGTCCAGCTCAGTGTGCGCATGCCATCTGGTGAATCTTGTCAGCATGGCTATTTGGACTAACCATGAATTAGTAATACACATCTAGGGTTTTTCACAATTTTCGACATGTTGTCCTACTGATTGCGTTAAAAAGTTTATGGACTAGGGGTGCATTTACTTATGTTTGTATGAATGTATCTGTAAACATTTCACACTTATTGTTGGGTGAGAATGGTTTTGTATCTACTCGTGCAACTAAAGCATAATTCCATAAAAGCGTACACCTGCAACATATCAGAACATGTACGCTGCAAAAAGTTGGGCAAACATATAATGTAATTGTGCTgtaaaaaacacacacacattacCTGCCTGTGCAGAAGATTCGTGCTGGGGTACAACCTCTTGTTATATTTATAAAGAGCACTTTTTTTTGCTCATTCTTGCAGGTGGACAAGTTTTTACAtgtttttataattttttggtGAAATTTTTAGACGCACAATTATGACCTTTTGAACTCCCCAGTATAAGCACATATGTTTGTCCCTATTTTCATGTCTCCGAAGAAGGTAATAAACTTCATTAAAGTACCTTACACTCCAACAAATTAATATAGAACTGCTTTTAAAGCCGCCATTATAATGTGAAGAGCATCTATGTCTGAAGTACTTCTATCGTCCTACTTGTTATCTGAAGTAGTTCTATTGTCCTTTTTCCTTTGACTTCATCTGTTACAGATGTGAAGTTTCTCTAAATGTACAATTGTGTTATAGGTTGGTGATCAGCACAGAGGCTACCTTTTGGAGCTGATGCTGACAAAGCTTCGGTATGCAGCTGGTGAAGGCAATTCAGAGTCATCTAGTGGAGAAAATTCGAGTTCTAGCAGTGGGAAGACGGGTGCCACTCATGGATTGCAGATCATTGGTATGAGTGCTACTATGCCAAATGTTGCAGCCGTAGCTGATTGGCTTCAAGTAAGAAAACTGTATTTCTTTTGTTCATATGTACTTTTTAGTTAATGTTGTTGTCTACCTTAAACAGGCATGTGGAGTTCATTCAGCATGTAGGAAATTTAATTATCCAGAAGGCTTTCAACTCAATGATATTAGTTCATTCACCATGTAGGAAATGTACTGAAGGAAATTTGCTCTTAATCATTGCTCTAAGAAACGCTTGGTACCCGGCATAGCTGCCTAGGCGCTTGCCCAGCAGACAGTGCATATGCAGTGCACATTGCAGCACAAATATATTAaatagcagaaattctacaaACAGAGTTGTAGCATACCTTGTTTTTCATCATTAACCAGCTAAAATTTATTCGGACTAATTTTTGGCACTTTCTGATAATCTTCTCTGAAACGTGCAGATGTAGAAAAGAGGACACTGGCCATTCCCAGAAAATAACATAAAattggaaaagaaaacaactttcaaatatttttgttGAACTGATTTGGATGAGCTTTCTATTAGGTCACAAACACTTTAACAAATTGATTTTCTGGAACTTTTAGCTATTTTTCAGCACTttcaaccattttttttagagattTTCTACTAATTTTACAAAACTAATTAAAAATCCAAAACTTTGACTTCAGTTTGTAAAAGGTCTCAACCGAAATAACTTCCTACCAAGTGGAGTGGCACGAATTAGAGCTTTCAACAACTGATCACCTTTGAAAAATCATACAACAGAGCTCTAAAAAATCTAGAGAAATCAGATCTGTATTTTCTCCCTACCTTATCTCTGGTGCTTGTGCTGAGGTGGTGGTGGATGCAACTGTCGAGCAGGCACATCAACTGCGTGCGGTCGACAAACACACTGATAGGGGTTTTGGCCGTGTCTCGCCCAGTAACATATGTAATTACCGGTGCCTGCATCGTGTTTGAAAACAGGGTAATGGCATAGAGCAATGGAGGAGTGATATGTGTTGGCATTGAGAATGTCCAGCGGCGGAGCGATATGTACTGGCTCGGAGGAGAGATAGGGGCATAAGAGATGCCATGGAGAGCTTGGTGAAGAGCGAGAGAAGCTTCGTGGTGGATGGATTGGTCAAATGAATTGCTGAGAAGAGTAGGTAGAAAGAGGCAAGATAGCTAGCATGGAGTGTCGTTTCCCTCACAATTTTTAGCATGGTCGGTAGCTGATCCTTGTGCTGGCTCGATTGAATTCAACTGCGTAGCTTGCTTGAGCACCAGGGAgtattttcaaatttattcaTAGCCTACTATGTGATGGTTTATTACCTTGAACAATTGTCCCACTAAAGTTAATAACCACACCATGAGTGGTGTTATAGAGCGATATACATATCTGCTAAAGCCTACAAGCTGACACTGTGGTCAACTTCATTCTAATTTTCTATACAATGGGATTTGGCCACTATTGTTATTAACTGTAATTTAGTTTCCAACATGTGCATCAATTTGTGAGGTTTTGTACAAGACTACAAGGAATGCTTGTTACAAGGCCGTAGGAAAGCTTGACTTTCTGTAATGTGTTCCTCTATGAAGTCGTATTATACTTCATTGCAAACTTAATTTTCGATACTTGATGTCTCTGATGCAACAACAGGCTGCACTTTATCAAACTACCTTTCGACCTGTCCCACTGGAGGAATTCATCAAAGTTGGTAATCAATTATTTGATAAAGACATGAATATTGTCCGAGTACTACCAAAAGTAGCTGATCTTGGTGGTAAGGATCCAGATCATATTGTTGAGTTGTGTAATGAGGTAAATTCAATTTGCACTCTCCGGTCATTCTCAATTCTTTACTACTATAAAAATGTCAATAGGTGGCGGTGGTGCTATCACCTTTGAACTGTCCTACCTCTTACCATATCTCTTATGAACAGTTAGAATGGGAGCAGGTATAGACATCAATTGATGTGATACACATGATAGTATAATCTTCTTAAACTTGTGTATATGTATAAAAATCCATAACAACGCACGTGCCTTGCCCTAGCCCTTACTGTAATTTTGTGCCTTCAGGTTATTCTGGAGGGTCATTCTGTTCTTTTATTTTGCTCCAGCCGGAAAGGCTGTGAATCAACTGCAAGACACATTGCGAAGTACTTGAAAGTAGCTTATGTTCACTCAAAAGAAGTTAGTTCAGAGTTCCAAGATGCTGCATCTGCAGTTGAAGCCTTGAAGAGGTGTCCTGCTGGGTTAGATCCTGTACTGGAAGAAACCCTTCCTTGTGGTGTTGCATACCACCATGCTGGTCTCACGGTACAATATTTTTACTTACCATTTTATATTCATCATTTACAACAATATAATTTCGTGTGAAAGTTTAGCTTGACATTAAGTTCCCACAAATGAATGAGAAGTGGGCCCATGTAAATGATCGAGACCTCACAAACAACACAATTCCTTTCCCATATGGAGTTTGGGATACAAGGGCAATCATTGACTGAACTGTATCTTGCCAGTATGACCTAAGACATACCATTTTCTGGGGTGGGGTTTGTCCTCTGAATTGTAAGTGGGACAAACTTCTGCCTCATGCAGCTTGGGCTAAAGACTGGTTTTAGTGCTGTTACTGCCAGGGGCGGacctagaattttttttggagaggGAGCAAAATGGGCTGAGTGGGGGTATTTGTATGGGCTGAGTGGGGACATCCTTCATATATCGTGGGCCAGATACAAGTGGGCCAAAAAGTCAAGTGGGGCAGCTACCCCCACAAGCCTCAACTTGGGTCCGCCCCTGGTTATTACTGTGGGCTCGCAAGATGCATTAAATATCTGAATGTCAGTTTTTACTGCTGTTTGAGTATGTTAATGGACGTAAAAAAGTATTTTTCTCTTTCAGTTGGTGACACGATTCCGTACAAATACATATTTTTTGATGATTACGTTTACAATTCTGTTCTCTTTTGTTTATTGGAATGCATCACCAGATCATCGGGCTCCTCATCTGTGTCTTGTTCTGTCTAATCCAGTGAGTTTTACAGCCTGCTCTTTTGTCAGGTTGAGGAGAGGGAGATTGTGGAAACATGCTACCGTAAAGGTCTTGTCCGAGTTTTGACTGCCACTTCAACTTTAGCTGCTGGAGTAAACTTGCCTGCCAGACGAGTTATATTCAGGCAACCTAGGATAGGTCGTGATTTCATTGATGGGACTCGCTATAGACAGATGGCTGGTCGTGCTGGTCGAACTGGGATAGACACAAAAGGAGAGAGTGTAAGCTACAAAACCTACATTGATATTTTATGTTTGTCATTATTTTTAGTGTGTCTGTAACTATTCTTTTATGCACTGAAAATAATTGTCTTACTTTTGATCCATGGCCAAGTTACATATTTTCTCTGATACATATGCTTGAAATACAGATACTTGTATGTAAGCCTGAAGAGGTAAAGAGGATTACAGGTATTATTAGAAGTGAGTGCCCTCCTTTGCAGTCATGCCTGTCAGAAGACAAAAATGGAATGACTCATGCAATCATGGAAGTTGTTGCTGGTGGGATTGTGCAAACCGCAAGTGATATCCATCGTTATGTGAGGTGTACATTGCTTAACTCCACCAAACCTTTTGACGATGTTGTAAAATCTGCTCAAGACTCCCTTCGTTGGTTGTGCCATAAAAGGTTTGTTGAGTGGAACAATGACACCAAAATATACTCCACCACTCCACTTGGGCGAGCATGTTTTGGTAGTTCCCTTAACCCTGAGGAGTCACTGGTATGTAACTTTCCCTTGttatattttctttattttttcattAAATGTTAACAATCTTTATTTTCACTTAGGTTGTGCTTGATGATCTTTCAAGGGCAAGAGAAGGTTTTGTTCTGGCATCTGACTTGCATTTAGTCTACTTGGTAACCCCCACAAATGTAGATGTTGAACCTGATTGGGAATTATATTACGAGAGGTTCATGCAACTGTCTTCTCTTGAGCAGGTACACATGTCTTTAGTTGCATTTGCAAAAAAACATATCTGGCATTTTATATCACCATGTGTACCAACTTCAAACTATACTTGTTTTGATTGGACGGATGCAAACATAATTGTTATAAGTCTACTACCTGAAATTTTGAATGTTAAAGCTACGATGGAAGCAATACAAATAATTCTATCCACATGTCACGCTAATCTTCATGAAAATCTAATGGTACACAATTTTGGCCTGTATCTAATTAAACAGGCAGACAAGTtacaaatagcaaaaccgcaaaattaaaattaattaTATTACATTGAAAAATGAAAACCCCCAAGGTGGTCATTGTTGAGAGATGGATCCACCTATCAGCAAATTACTGTTGATAGAGGGGAAGTCTAATGGTGAATACTGTCAACTCAAGTGTTTAAAGGAGTACATAAACTGGTTGTTGGTTGCTTTAAGATTATCATCTGGTACTGTGGTACATAAACAGTGACGGTTAGTGAAATAATGCTCAGTTTGGGCTTTTAGGATTTGGATAATCCCATTCATGCGGAGATATGATTTAGCATTCACGGTTAGCAAAAAGCCTCTGCTCTGTGGAAAGATCACTTTAATACATTAGAAGTTTATAACCTATGTTTGCTCCAGTTAGGTCAGTTATATTGAACGAGTCCGCATGGTCAGATTGCCTTTGGTCTCTTTCTGGTTTAAGGGCTCTCTTGTGCACTTATGGTTGTCAGACTAGCAGGCAGTTAGCTTGCTGCACATCAGACATAAGAACTGCCAAAAATCCATTTAAATGACTGGGACAGATTAATTTTTCTTCTGCTCAGCTACAATGCCTTGATTTggttttatattttattttagaataCCCTTGATTTGGTTTGTAAGGGAAAGTATAAGCAACTGAAAGATAGCGCACAGCGTACAACGGCAAATCAGTCCAGGTAGTGTTAAAATCAGGGCGAACATTTGACGCAGGCTTTGTATTACTAGCCTGCTAGCATCATCGTAGGCTAGGTACTGTAGATGTATCCAGCTAGCATCATCTGTTCCCTCACCTTGAGATGGATCGCCTCATGTTcaccaggcaagcagccatctAACCTCATTTTATTACAAATTTACAATGCTGCTATATCCCTTGAGACCATGATTATGGCTTTCTTGATTAGGATCAAGATCAACTTTATGGCTAAGATTAAAAGATTCGCTTCTATCAATGAGGAAATATAGGAGGgagctttttcttttgtagcCAGAATATTTTTCGTATTCATATAAGTACTCTGTCCGTTAAAAAGGAGGAGACTAGCAtggatatttttattttactaaGTGATGTTACCTTGGCAGTGGCATAAAATAGCAACTTTTTCATAGTAACAACGATTGGAGCAAACCATGTCAAGTCAAACATTTCCACATTTTAGCAATTGATTTTCACTTAGGTTTATTTAATTTCTGGAttgttgatttttgtttggtaTCTACAATGCAGTCAGTTGGCAACCGGGTTGGAGTAATAGAACCTTTCTTGATGCACATGGCTCATGGGGCAGCAATGCCTGTTCGTGGCAAGTCCAAGAAAAACACCAGTGGAGGTTCAAATTCTCTTATTAATGAGCAGTCACTTAGAGTGTCCAAGCGCTTTTATGTTGCCTTGATGATTTCAAGGCTTGCTCAGGTATAATTCAATCTCTTGTTGATTGATTATTTTACCAGTTAGCTTCTCCATAAATTAAGCAATGTGCTGCTTAGTTTTTTGTATTCTACTGGCAAAATGATATAGTTTTAATGTTTTGGAATCCTTTTACATTTACATACATCGTGTGATTAATATCTAAATTTTTTAATGTTTCAGGAGATTCCTGTCACCGACGTTTGTGAATCGTTTAAAGTTGCCAGGGGTACAATTCAAGCCTTGCAGGAAAATGCTGGCAGGTTTGCTTCAATGGTTGCTGCCTTTTGTCAGAGACTTGGTTGGCTTGATTTAGAAGGCCTTGTCGCCAAGTTCCAAAACCGTGTCTCGTTTGGAGTTAGGGCAGAGATTGCAGAACTTACATCAATTCCATTCGTCAAGGTTTGTTCCAAAATGCATGTATGCCTTGTTGAAATGTTTCTGCTTGTGACTTCATATTCTTACCTCCTTGCATGTAACATGGATGTAGGGCTCACGTGCAAGGgccctttataactctggtttGCGTACACCTGTTAACATTGCTGAAGCATCTGTTCTGCAAATCGCGAAAGCTCTTTTCGAATCTTCTACTTGGTCTGGTCAAGGTCAGTACTCCATCTATACTTGAGCAGTTGAGCTTTTGCCTTGTAATATGTTTGTGTACTTTTCTGTTACTTATTGAGTCTCACTGTAAGCAGTAGTACTGGTAAGTGGTGGCGGTTAGCAGCTGTACCAGTAATATTAGATCAGCAGCGGCAGTAGTAGTGGAATTCACAGATTACTGTGGAACacaggattttcttttcttttctttttagagaAGTCCTTCAGAGAGTTGATACATATATCTCTATATATACTGTTAAGTAATCCACTTCCTTCATCGGCTTTTGTCTtcctttgtttattttttatttgtttataTCAGTTCTGGCTGAAACTGTTATAACCATAATTTGGCTATTTTTTCTGAATTGCACTCTCTTATGATATTTTATTCACTTGATAGATGATTCTGGTTTAAGACGAATGCAATTGGGTATAGCCAAGAAAGTAAAAAATGGAGCTCGCAGAATTGTTCTTGAAGAGGCCGAAGCAGCCAGGGTAGCAGCATTCTCAGCTTTCAAATCCCTTGGAGTAGAAGTTCCTCAGTTTACCACACCTCTACTCCCAGCAAGTGAGGACTCTCCACCCCGAGAAATCACTGTTCCCCCTGGTGGAGATCATGCTAAGTGCCATGAGTCAGCATTAGGGACACATCTCGGTGATGATATAAACATCTGCTTTGATTATGTTGATCAAAGGGCTTCTACAGAGATTTTAGTGGAGGATATTCACCCTATTTCtttgattcaaataaaagcGAGCGAAGGAATAGAGAATAATGTCAGCATGGCTACTATGCAAGAAGAAGCATCACCTTTATCGACAGAAATTATTGATAAGTTGCCTAGCAGAAATGTGGCCGAGAAAGGTCCCGTCAATGCATATAGCTTCCCTGGAGGGTTCGATAGTTTCCTTGATCAATGGTCTTCAGTTAATGAGTTTACTTTTGATCTTCATTTTGTTAGGAAATCAACTAAACTATCTTCGGCCATTTTTGAAATTCTTGGATTGGCCGTTTGTTGGGAAAATTCACCCATCTACTACTGCAATTTCCCGAAAGACCTTGCCACAACTAGTAACAATGATTCTGTCCAAATATGGGAAGAATTTAACAGAAGGTGGAGTAGAATTGTTGGCATTATGCAGCAAAAGAGTGTCAAGAAAATGACATGGAATTTGAAGATCCAGATTCAGGCACTTAAATCTCCTTGTATTTCTTGCCAACGGCTTGCTAGGAGTCACCTCGACTATAAAACATTAAACAATATTGAAGTCCTTGACAGCACGCATGTGATGCTACCACCAATATCTGTCTATAATGGATTAGACATATGCTTGGTTGCATGGATTCTCTGGCCCGACGAGGAAAGTAAAGCAGTGCCAAACCTTGACAAGGTATAATATTTTGTGTTTTGAACCACAATGTATGCTTGCTTTCCTTTAGTATTGCATgactttttcaaaaaaaaattaaaactgaTTTCCCAAAACTTTTGCAATAGCCGACTGTTTCTTACTTTCAATGCTGAGCTGTTTCAAACTTTTTctgccattttctttttttgataATAGTTGGTGAAGAGACGGCTACATAGTgaggctgcagcagctgcaaaTCGTGATGGCAGATGGAGAAATCAGATGCACAAAGCAGCACACGATGGTTGCTGTAGGCGTGCTGCGCAGACAAGAGCATTGGGTTCTGTTTTGAGGATCTTACTTGTTTCTCAAAATCTTAATGATTTAGTAGAAACAGTCGAGGGTCCATTGGTATATTCTGTACCTTTGTCTAATTCAAGTTGGTACAAATTGCTTTAGTTATCATATTATATTTGCGTGGATAGGTCAATGTTCTTGCTGATATGGAACTCTGGGGAATTGGTGCTGACATGGAGGCTTGTCTCCGTGCGAGGCATATTATAATAAAAAGGCTGAAGGAGCTAGAGAAAGAAGCATACAAATTAGTCGGCAAGAGTTTCTCGCTAAATTCCAATGCTGACATAGCGGACATTCTTTATACACACTTGAAACTCCCAGTCCCAAAAGGTATCGAGAAAGGAAAATTACATCCTAGCACTGATAAGCAGTCTCTAGACCATCTAAGGTaatgcttttttttctcatcatttGGGAGCTGAACATTTTCCTAGGTTTTGTAACTTTTATTCTGGTGATTCTTTTGTCGAACTGAAGTGAATTTGTAACCTTTTTGGGTTAAGACAATAGGAACAACCTGTCATGTTCCATTTTGTAGATTTAGTTTTTTAATTTTATGGAGGGAGTTTAATTGTGTTTCAGTTAGTTTTTTATGTTATTTGTTGTTGGAATGTTGGATACATTTAGCAAGGTTGTAAAGGGAGGTGGAAGGCACGGATGGGACACCACTTTTATTTATATAATAGTAAATATAATTATACAAGCCACAGCCACATTCATGTCAAATTCAAATGGATTGAGTCACAAGACAAAAAGCTCACATGATGCATGTTAGGATCAAGGCAACTTATGTATTCCTGTGGAGCCCTAGGCAGCTCAATATATGGTACaaatacaaatatatataCGTGGGATACACCATGTGCAATAaggtagtactccctctgtttgtAAACAGGTGATGTTTTAGACATCGCCACTGTCTCTGATCTGTATCTTTGATCGCTATATGTTAGTGAAAAACTTTGAAGATTTATTTTATGGAAgtatttttcatgaaaaatcTAGTGATACTATTTTCATCTAACGAATCTAAATATTTCTTATATATTAGCGGTCCAAGTCTGGCTAGCTTGACTGCACGCTTTGTAGAAAATCATGTATTTACGCATtgagggagtacaaaacaaCTATAATACATATCAAACACCCGCTCAAATGAGAGACACCAAACCACGAAACTCGAAAGGCACATACTGTATAGTGAATACCAATTACATGATCCTGCACGCATGACTGCATATATGAAGTATCGACATCAATATGCTTGGTGAGCTCATGCTTCACTGGGTCTTAGGCAATGTTAACAGCACATGTGTTGCCAAAAGAGCCGTAGCTCAGGACTTAGCCTCTGCAATTGAATGAGAAATCTTTGTCTGCTTCTTAGTCCTTTATGTAATTAGAGAATCACCTAGAAAACATAATAGGCAGAAAGTGATCCACTATCTCAGTGGTCACTAGCTCAAGAATGAGCAGAATTTGCCTGAAGCTGTAAAGAGCTGGAGCATGGAAGAAAAGACGATGTGAGATATAGTTCCAGCATGATATTGCAGAGCACAAAGATGAATGGTGGGAGCAAAAAACAAACTGATATGCACTTGATATGAAATGCCATGACGAGTGAA carries:
- the LOC100823290 gene encoding helicase and polymerase-containing protein TEBICHI isoform X2, whose amino-acid sequence is MWEMGGKRSSIPSVMCDAGEGEPDKKQKRSAGHIPCSGRSVKKQCIAHSGAFEVPKVIHGSGSEPLEELGEVAKLSNEGFGGLQRCSFTPNTAQKKVEFSVPPGQTPKSASSLVSPGEDFWNAAIEFADGISALADKGPRRAYHDVTEDKSSCPVALCSKTLPISGKDDFDCENTVGSNVTKQMDESSNKVELVATTRHHKNNSPLPVKHLNFFHEDEIQVSSLEGKEKGGTFSGNVQVDQGKLKDNCFPRMENLRHSVDDLKTITFDPHTNSPIMIPSEGLFKSNMVGKGHSTEMGGEGCCMVKTDLNQLTHGETKSLPAYSNCRKPCRDSQSKFASQRVEVSTPTSSVPLKDHSKLSSWLPPQLCAVYMKKGISELYPWQVECLLVDGVLEKRNLVYCASTSAGKSFVAEVLMLRRILSSGNIAILVLPYVSLCAEKAAHLEQLLEPLGRHVRSFYGNQGGGSLPKDTSVAVCTIEKANSLVNKLLEDGRLSELGIIVIDELHMVGDQHRGYLLELMLTKLRYAAGEGNSESSSGENSSSSSGKTGATHGLQIIGMSATMPNVAAVADWLQAALYQTTFRPVPLEEFIKVGNQLFDKDMNIVRVLPKVADLGGKDPDHIVELCNEVILEGHSVLLFCSSRKGCESTARHIAKYLKVAYVHSKEVSSEFQDAASAVEALKRCPAGLDPVLEETLPCGVAYHHAGLTVEEREIVETCYRKGLVRVLTATSTLAAGVNLPARRVIFRQPRIGRDFIDGTRYRQMAGRAGRTGIDTKGESILVCKPEEVKRITGIIRSECPPLQSCLSEDKNGMTHAIMEVVAGGIVQTASDIHRYVRCTLLNSTKPFDDVVKSAQDSLRWLCHKRFVEWNNDTKIYSTTPLGRACFGSSLNPEESLVVLDDLSRAREGFVLASDLHLVYLVTPTNVDVEPDWELYYERFMQLSSLEQSVGNRVGVIEPFLMHMAHGAAMPVRGKSKKNTSGGSNSLINEQSLRVSKRFYVALMISRLAQEIPVTDVCESFKVARGTIQALQENAGRFASMVAAFCQRLGWLDLEGLVAKFQNRVSFGVRAEIAELTSIPFVKGSRARALYNSGLRTPVNIAEASVLQIAKALFESSTWSGQDDSGLRRMQLGIAKKVKNGARRIVLEEAEAARVAAFSAFKSLGVEVPQFTTPLLPASEDSPPREITVPPGGDHAKCHESALGTHLGDDINICFDYVDQRASTEILVEDIHPISLIQIKASEGIENNVSMATMQEEASPLSTEIIDKLPSRNVAEKGPVNAYSFPGGFDSFLDQWSSVNEFTFDLHFVRKSTKLSSAIFEILGLAVCWENSPIYYCNFPKDLATTSNNDSVQIWEEFNRRWSRIVGIMQQKSVKKMTWNLKIQIQALKSPCISCQRLARSHLDYKTLNNIEVLDSTHVMLPPISVYNGLDICLVAWILWPDEESKAVPNLDKLVKRRLHSEAAAAANRDGRWRNQMHKAAHDGCCRRAAQTRALGSVLRILLVSQNLNDLVETVEGPLVNVLADMELWGIGADMEACLRARHIIIKRLKELEKEAYKLVGKSFSLNSNADIADILYTHLKLPVPKGIEKGKLHPSTDKQSLDHLRDLHPIISVIRDHRTLAKLLNGTLGSICSRAQLCSKSQRHIIHGNWLQTSTATGRLSMEEPNLQCVEHMVDFTTGKNDKDLTSMSMVHHEINARDFFIPTQDNWLLVTADYSQIELRFMAHFSKDPVLIELLSKPDVDVFTMIASRWIGKEESLVSSKDRDNTKRFIYGILYGMGANSLAEQLECSPEEAAQKIQSFKRFFPGVSSWLHAAVASCRQKGYVETLMGRRRFLSKITAGNSTEKAKAQRQAVNSICQGSAADIIKVAMLKVHSVITNGNCTVDSMNGLMHNFSEIRGRCHLILQVHDELVLEVDPSMVAEAGRLLQISMENAASLLVPLRTKIKVGKTWGSLEPFQPEP